Proteins encoded by one window of Cannabis sativa cultivar Pink pepper isolate KNU-18-1 chromosome 4, ASM2916894v1, whole genome shotgun sequence:
- the LOC115714151 gene encoding probable sphingolipid transporter spinster homolog 2 translates to MNIEVKHSSSDPNPNPNINGAQPPPPMATLPIHDSDRKPTWFTPKRLLVIFCIINMVNYVDRGAIASNGVNGSLGTCTDSGVCTSGTGIQGDFNLNNFQDGVLSSAFMVGLLIASPIFASLAKSHSPFRLIGVGLSVWTFAAVGCGISIDFWSITICRMLVGVGEASFISLAAPFIDDNAPPEQKTAWLAFFYMCIPTGIALGYVYGGVVGSNFSWRYAFFGEALLMLPFAVSGFLVKPLQLKGFAYVGSNKGVTTIEANSHVMEDGSDVDSVLIPLDETKKLSAFSKLSSQCSRFTKDMKVLLLDKVYVVNVLGYISYNFVIGAYSYWGPKAGYNIYHMSNADLLFGGITIVCGIFGTLAGGFILDKMDATISNAFKLLSGATFLGAIFCFSAFCLKSLYGFIALFAVGELLVFATQAPVNYVCLHCVKPSLRPLSMAMSTVSIHIFGDVPSSPLVGVLQDHLNNWRTTALILTAILFIAAAIWFIGIFLNSFDLSNEDDENQVAVINRDNRKPLLEENSNEEVGAPAPA, encoded by the exons ATGAATATCGAAGTTAAACATTCCTCTtctgacccaaacccaaacccaaatatcAACGGAGCTCAACCTCCACCTCCAATGGCCACCCTTCCAATTCACGATTCAGATCGCAAGCCTACATGGTTTACGCCCAAAAG GTTGCTCGTTATCTTTTGTATAATTAATATGGTGAATTATGTGGATCGTGGAGCAATAGCAAGTAACGGTGTTAATGGTAGTCTTGGAACTTGCACCGATAGTGGAGTTTGTACTTCGGGAACCGGAATTCA gGGAGATTTTAACCTCAATAATTTTCAAGATGGTGTTTTGTCATCTGCATTTATGGTTGGACTCCTTATTGCTTCTCCAATATTTGCTTCCTTGGCAAAGAG CCATAGTCCTTTTAGGCTTATTGGAGTTGGATTATCTGTTTGGACATTTGCTGCAGTGGGATGCGGTATTTCAATTGATTTTTGGTCTATCACAATATGTAGAAT GCTGGTTGGTGTAGGCGAGGCATCTTTCATTAGTCTTGCTGCCCCATTTATTGATGACAATGCCCCGCCTGAGCAA AAAACTGCATGGCTTGCTTTCTTTTACATGTGCATACCCACAGGAATTGCACTGGGCTATGTCTATGGTGGAGTT GTTGGAAGCAATTTCAGTTGGCGTTATGCATTTTTTGGCGAGGCACTCCTTATGCTTCCTTTTGCTGTTTCCGGATTTCTGGTGAAACCTTTGCAGTTGAAAG GATTTGCATATGTTGGTTCAAACAAAGGAGTGACAACAATTGAAGCAAATAGCCATGTAATGGAAG ACGGATCAGATGTAGATTCTGTGCTTATTCCTTTAGATGAAACAAAGAA GTTATCAGCTTTCTCTAAATTATCGAGCCAATGCTCCAGATTTACTAAGGATATGAAAGTACTTTTGCTTGATAAAGTGTATGTTGTCAATGTTTTAG GTTACATTTCATACAACTTTGTTATTGGCGCCTATTCTTATTGGGGACCAAAGGCTGGTTATAATATTTATCATATG AGTAATGCAGATTTGTTATTTGGAGGGATTACAATTGTCTGTGGAATTTTCGGCACATTGGCGGGAGGGTTTATCCTTGATAAAATGGATGCTACAATTTCTAATGCATTTAAA CTTCTTTCCGGAGCCACTTTTCTAGGTGCGATATTCTGCTTCAGTGCCTTCTGTCTAAAAAGCTTATATGGCTTCATAGCTCTTTTTGCAGTGGGTGAGCTGCTTGTATTTGCAACTCAG GCTCCAGTTAATTATGTTTGCCTCCATTGCGTTAAACCAAGTTTGAGGCCATTGTCAATGGCTATGTCAACTGTTTCAATTCACATATTTGGTGATGTTCCTTCCTCACCTCTCGTTGGGGTTCTCCAG GATCATCTTAACAACTGGAGGACAACAGCTCTAATTCTGACTGCTATTCTGTTTATTGCTGCTGCAATATGGTTCATAG GTATCTTCCTGAATAGTTTTGACTTGTCCAATGaggatgatgaaaatcaagtcGCTGTAATTAATAGAGACAACAGGAAGCCTTTGCTCGAAGAAAACAGTAATGAGGAAGTGGGTGCCCCTGCTCCagcatag
- the LOC115712158 gene encoding origin of replication complex subunit 2 has translation MDVNEVDDDEFGFSRNYFLAKEFKGSTKKSNHKLSDIDLVEEQELRTAAANIEPKHEKEVEELVRSYRTLYQRWVFKLRCGFNLLMYGFGSKKALIEDFASTSLTEHSVFVINGYLQSINIKQVLIALAEVLWDQLKAKRKNYSGNSSRGGQQPFNSRSIDDLLEFLDEPQVEEKESFICIIIHNIDGPGLRDSETQQILARLASCSNIRVVSSIDHVNTPLLWDKKMVHTQFNWCWYHVPTFAPYKVEGMFFPLILANGNTGQSAKTAALVLQSLTPNAQSVFRVLAEYQLSHPDEEGMPVDNLYATCRERFLASSQVTLNSHLTEFKDHELVKTRRHSDGQDCLYIPLTAEALEKLLLEIN, from the exons ATGGACGTCAATGAAGTCGATGACGATGAGTTTGGATTCTCAAGAAACTACTTTCTGGCAAAGGAGTTTAAGGGTTCTACAAAAAAATCGAATCATAAGCTCTCAGACATTGATCTTGTTGAGGAACAG GAACTCAGAACTGCGGCAGCTAACATTGAGCCCAAACATGAGAAAGAGGTCGAGGAACTAGTGAGAAGCTATAGGACTTTGTACCAGAGATGGGTTTTCAAGCTTAG GTGTGGATTTAACCTTCTAATGTATGGATTTGGATCTAAGAAAGCCTTGATTGAAGATTTCGCTTCGACTTCATTGACTGAACATTCTGTATTTGTAATCAACGGTTATCTTCAgtcaataaatataaaacag GTCTTGATTGCCTTGGCTGAAGTTCTGTGGGATCAATTGAAGGCCAAACGAAAGAATTATTCAGGGAATTCATCAAGAGGAGGCCAGCAGCCTTTCAATTCTAGATCCATAGACGATCTTCTTGAGTTTTTGGATGAACCACAAGTGGAGGAGAAGGAAAGTTTTATATGCATCATCATTCACAATATCGATGGGCCTGGATTAAGAGACTCTGAAACTCAACAAATTCTTGCACGCTTAGCTTCTTGCTCCAATATCCGTGTTGTTTCCTCCATTGACCATGTGAACACGCCTCTTT TGTGGGACAAGAAGATGGTCCACACACAGTTCAACTGGTGCTGGTACCATGTTCCTACTTTTGCACCATACAAAGTTGAAGGAATGTTTTTCCCACTGATTCTGGCGAATGGAAATACCGGTCAGAGTGCCAAAACAGCTGCACTAGTTTTGCAAAGTTTGACACCCAATGCTCAGAGTGTTTTCCGAGTCCTTGCAGAGTATCAGCTGTCTCATCCTGATGAAGAAG GGATGCCAGTCGATAATTTGTATGCTACATGTCGAGAACGCTTCTTGGCAAGTAGCCAAGTTACTCTTAACTCCCATTTGACAGAATTCAAAGATCATGAGTTGGTCAAGACTAGAAGGCATTCTGATGGACAGGACTGTTTGTATATCCCTCTCACTGCAGAAGCCCTGGAAAAACTTCTACTCGAGATAAATTAG